The Primulina huaijiensis isolate GDHJ02 chromosome 17, ASM1229523v2, whole genome shotgun sequence genome window below encodes:
- the LOC140962613 gene encoding uncharacterized protein yields the protein MRMLMVAEAWVDIMEQCFRVLHYDEDKKMEVADFMIQGKARKLWKPVSAILVQQHGQIRWEHFRQAFIIHHFPPALRQAKEMELLTIKQGDSRIEDYQKRFTDLLPYAPYISENSAAKYSHFLNGLNQEIFDRVSVCDNPTSYEGLVNRCHQAEISIARRKAIFGRKKLQCGHCGGNHLTENCRKVTGACFNYGGFGHMKRDCPNLEYQSVGGGSMAGSYSGKQSEATVQQKGFPAQGSRRGGISQGSQQRPRVQGQVFALNQEQAEEQNERVIADFDCIMGIDLLTKYRATVDCYQRLVQFRPEGDENWFFFGDGARPPMPVVSAVKAQRALAKGGEGYLIYDVAVSKDVIDVKNIPVVDEFPDVFPDEIPGFPPEREVEAEIELP from the exons ATGAGAATGCTGATGGTTGCTGAAGCTTGGGTCGATATCATGGAGCAGTGTTTTCGAGTGCTGCACTATGACGAGGACAAGAAGATGGAGGTAGCCGATTTCATGATCCAAGGAAAAGCTCGGAAATTGTGGAAACCTGTTTCTGCCATTCTAGTTCAGCAGCATGGGCAGATTCGTTGGGAACATTTCCGTCAGGCCTTCATCATTCATCACTTCCCGCCAGCTCTTCGTCAGGCGAAGGAGATGGAACTGTTGACCATTAAGCAAGGAGATTCGAGAATTGAGGATTACCAAAAGCGTTTTACGGATCTGTTGCCGTACGCTCCTTACATCAGTGAGAATtctgcagcaaaatattctcactttttgaatggtttgaaccaggaGATTTTTGATCGGGTTTCAGTCTGTGACAATCCTACTTCGTACGAAGGATTAGTGAATCGTTGTCATCAAGCAGAGATCAGTATTGCTAGGAGGAAGGCTAT CTTTGGTAGGAAAAAGCTGCAATGTGGCCACTGCGGAGGAAATCACCTGACGGAAAATTGCCGAAAAGTAACAGGTGCTTGTTTCAACTATGGTGGTTTTGGTCACATGAAGAGGGATTGCCCTAATTTGGAGTATCAGAGTGTAGGCGGAGGTTCTATGGCGGGGTCTTACAGTGGAAAACAGTCTGAGGCCACTGTGCAACAGAAAGGTTTTCCTGCTCAAGGTTCTCGTCGTGGTGGAATATCACAAGGATCTCAGCAACGTCCACGAGTTCAAGGGCAAGTGTTTGCCCTAAACCAAGAACAAGCGGAGGAGCAAAACGAGagagtcattgcag ATTTCGATTGTATTATGGGAATCGACCTATTGACTAAGTATAGAGCGACGGTAGATTGTTATCAACGTCTCGTTCAGTTTCGTCCAGAAGGAGACGAGAATTGGTTTTTCTTCGGTGACGGAGCTCGACCTCCAATGCCAGTAGTGTCTGCTGTAAAGGCACAACGGGCTTTAGCGAAAGGAGGAGAAGGATACCTCATTTATGATGTTGCCGTATCGAAGGATGTGATCGACGTGAAGAACATTCCAGTTGTCGATGAATTTCCTGATgttttccccgatgagattcctggatttcctCCGGAGAGGGAAGTGGAAGCGGAGATAGAGTTG CCTTGA